The Solea solea chromosome 19, fSolSol10.1, whole genome shotgun sequence genome has a window encoding:
- the nrarpa gene encoding notch-regulated ankyrin repeat-containing protein A, translating into MSQGDVSTCSAPQRVFQEAVKKGNTKELHSLLQNMTNCEFNVNSFGPEGQTALHQSVIDGNLELVKLLVKFGADIRLANREGWSALHIAAFGGHQDIVLYLITKAKYSSGAR; encoded by the coding sequence ATGAGCCAGGGGGATGTGTCGACTTGCTCCGCGCCGCAGAGGGTTTTCCAGGAGGCGGTAAAGAAGGGCAACACCAAGGAGCTGCACTCGTTGCTGCAGAACATGACAAACTGCGAGTTCAACGTCAACTCCTTTGGGCCGGAGGGACAAACGGCCCTCCACCAGTCCGTCATAGACGGGAACCTGGAGCTGGTAAAACTGCTGGTGAAGTTTGGCGCAGATATACGACTGGCCAACAGGGAAGGGTGGAGCGCTTTACACATCGCTGCCTTCGGGGGCCACCAAGACATTGTGCTATACCTCATCACCAAGGCCAAGTACTCATCTGGCGCCCGGTGA